A genomic segment from Bradyrhizobium diazoefficiens USDA 110 encodes:
- a CDS encoding gamma-glutamylcyclotransferase, protein MIVVWVFGFGSLTFDGWQSEFGCVGSQRATLRGYRRTFNKKSVVNWGTKENPGITLNLEPFDGASCEGAAFEFPDNDKIPVLLRALRKREACDPTDLQVLLADGRSVDAKVYIYEGVNPLGSTISTAKKAEMILKARGTSGSALDYVRRNFEGLHDVGLEDPAVTELWQAVQALRG, encoded by the coding sequence GTGATCGTGGTCTGGGTCTTTGGCTTCGGGTCTCTCACCTTTGATGGATGGCAGTCCGAGTTCGGCTGCGTGGGGTCTCAGCGCGCAACGCTTCGTGGCTATCGTCGAACCTTCAATAAGAAGTCAGTGGTTAACTGGGGGACCAAAGAGAACCCTGGCATCACGCTGAATCTGGAGCCGTTTGATGGGGCCAGCTGTGAGGGAGCCGCTTTTGAGTTTCCGGACAATGACAAAATACCGGTCCTCTTACGTGCTCTGCGAAAAAGAGAAGCGTGTGATCCGACAGATCTGCAGGTGCTGTTGGCCGACGGGCGCTCGGTAGACGCCAAGGTATACATCTATGAGGGAGTAAACCCGCTCGGTTCGACGATAAGCACTGCCAAGAAGGCAGAGATGATCCTCAAGGCCCGAGGCACTAGTGGCAGTGCACTGGATTATGTGAGGAGGAATTTTGAAGGCCTGCACGATGTGGGTTTAGAAGATCCGGCCGTTACCGAGCTATGGCAAGCAGTGCAGGCTCTCCGGGGCTAG
- a CDS encoding cold-shock protein, producing MATGIVKWFSATKGYGFIKPDDGEADVFVHIRSVEKAGYTSLAEGARISFERKTGSSGKVSADNLRIG from the coding sequence GTGGCAACCGGTATTGTGAAGTGGTTCAGCGCGACAAAGGGTTATGGATTTATCAAGCCCGATGATGGCGAAGCCGACGTATTCGTGCACATCAGGTCAGTCGAGAAGGCCGGATACACCTCCCTTGCTGAGGGGGCCCGGATCAGCTTCGAGCGCAAGACCGGCAGCTCCGGCAAAGTGTCCGCAGACAATCTGCGTATAGGATAG
- a CDS encoding S1 family peptidase, with protein sequence MGAPALADRAAVQIAARYNVRTVHVQYVGVMYNDKQEVGGGSGLLIGDSLVLTNSHVIGREENYKSFDVNARLGSRNANPIKVTAVHRDDARDLALLELSQSAGNSRGASRCPMPVINDNQQAPIYLLGYPLDLDLSISSGLISSQTSPNGRRQTDTIMNVGNSGGPAFNEFGVAASSSGTRRRFPVSTSSFQRP encoded by the coding sequence ATGGGCGCGCCCGCGCTGGCCGATCGCGCGGCGGTGCAGATTGCTGCGCGCTACAATGTCAGGACGGTTCACGTCCAGTACGTTGGCGTGATGTACAACGACAAGCAGGAAGTCGGCGGCGGCTCCGGGCTGCTCATCGGCGACAGCCTCGTGCTGACCAACAGCCATGTGATCGGACGCGAGGAGAACTACAAGAGCTTCGACGTCAATGCCCGCCTCGGGTCGCGCAATGCGAATCCCATCAAGGTCACTGCGGTTCATCGCGACGATGCCAGGGACCTGGCTCTTCTGGAGCTGTCGCAGTCCGCCGGCAATAGCCGTGGCGCCTCTCGTTGCCCGATGCCTGTGATCAACGACAACCAGCAGGCCCCGATCTATTTGCTAGGTTATCCTCTCGATCTGGATCTGAGCATTTCGAGCGGTCTGATCAGCAGCCAGACGAGCCCGAACGGCCGACGGCAGACCGACACAATCATGAATGTCGGCAACAGCGGCGGACCTGCATTCAACGAGTTCGGCGTGGCGGCATCGTCAAGTGGAACGAGGCGCAGGTTTCCGGTGTCAACTTCATCATTCCAGCGACCGTGA
- a CDS encoding TauD/TfdA dioxygenase family protein, with protein sequence MTAMILSDNVIPRADVIKRAVRIGAEIRNVKLSGDLPEQTIASINGLLLEHKVIFFRGQLHLDDAEQESFAIRFGELTPHPTLGAIKGTASIIELDSTRAGSRADLWHTDGTFVDAYPKIAVLRGIVMPPFGGDTVWSNTASAYLDLAPPLQGLADRLWAVHSNAFDYAILARVSELDKKHLDEVFTKTIYRTEHPVVRVHPETGERTLVLGALVQNFVGLPKYDGQKLFDLFQSHITALENTVRWSWRDGDVAIWDNRATQHYAVNDYGDQHRLVHRATVAGEVPVSIDGRSSVTRITGDHQAV encoded by the coding sequence ATGACTGCAATGATCTTGTCGGACAATGTCATTCCTCGCGCCGATGTCATTAAACGCGCAGTGCGCATCGGCGCAGAAATCCGAAATGTCAAACTGTCAGGCGATTTACCGGAGCAGACGATTGCCTCGATCAATGGGCTGCTTTTGGAGCACAAGGTCATCTTCTTTCGCGGCCAGCTCCACCTCGATGATGCGGAGCAGGAGAGCTTTGCCATTCGTTTCGGAGAGTTGACACCTCATCCAACGCTCGGTGCGATCAAGGGAACAGCGTCGATCATCGAGCTTGATTCCACCCGTGCAGGTAGCCGGGCGGATCTCTGGCACACTGATGGAACCTTCGTCGATGCCTACCCTAAGATCGCCGTGCTGCGAGGCATTGTGATGCCACCTTTCGGTGGCGATACGGTCTGGTCAAACACCGCCTCGGCCTACCTCGACCTAGCGCCGCCGCTCCAAGGGCTTGCAGACAGGCTATGGGCCGTTCACAGTAATGCCTTTGACTACGCAATACTTGCCCGCGTCAGCGAGCTCGACAAGAAGCACTTGGACGAAGTCTTCACTAAAACAATCTATCGGACTGAGCATCCCGTTGTGCGCGTGCACCCGGAGACTGGCGAACGCACGCTCGTGCTCGGCGCTCTGGTGCAAAACTTCGTTGGCCTGCCGAAATACGATGGCCAGAAGCTGTTCGATTTGTTTCAGTCTCATATCACTGCGCTCGAAAACACTGTGCGTTGGAGTTGGAGGGATGGTGATGTAGCGATCTGGGACAATCGCGCTACACAACATTATGCAGTGAATGACTACGGCGACCAACATCGCCTCGTTCATCGCGCAACCGTCGCCGGTGAGGTGCCAGTCAGCATCGATGGTCGGAGTAGCGTAACGCGCATAACGGGCGACCACCAAGCTGTCTAG
- a CDS encoding lysine N(6)-hydroxylase/L-ornithine N(5)-oxygenase family protein, whose translation MLDVIGIGIGPFNLSLAALIEPTPLRALFLEKRDALVWHPGLALPNSRLQVSPLKDCVTLVDPTSPYSFLNYLALHGRLYSFVNKRNASTSRQEFIEYYRWVAGRLKTLRFSEVVNDVIPFRDGYRISTNTTTYLARAVVVGVGVEPKIPACARSLLCGTLYHAADYLERPLPQAAEHVLVVGGGQSGAEITEDILTRSVSTQITWSTSRSNFFAIDDNSFVNEAYTPAYSRRFHALPLQQRRDIVEGEMLTSDGISVDLCNRLYEMLYERSVDGTLSDRFRVLPSVVVKGITSHKMGWRVDLDEIATQRNSCILVDRIVLATGFQPRTPPFLEALLEGACMEDGLPVLGPDYAVRFGRPVPGPIYLQNQSRVQHGLQSANLSLVAYRNSQIINSLLGRPFYLNTSGRQMIQVYATSDASERDAGVVAMRSTRQVSGGT comes from the coding sequence ATGCTGGATGTCATCGGAATTGGGATCGGCCCATTTAACCTCAGTCTTGCAGCGCTTATTGAACCTACTCCGCTCCGCGCACTTTTCCTGGAGAAGCGAGACGCACTTGTCTGGCATCCGGGCCTTGCGCTGCCGAACAGCCGCCTACAGGTGTCGCCGCTTAAGGATTGCGTGACCCTGGTCGATCCTACTAGTCCATATTCATTCCTCAACTATTTGGCGCTGCATGGTCGGCTCTACAGCTTTGTCAACAAGCGCAATGCTTCAACATCGCGGCAGGAGTTTATTGAGTACTACCGGTGGGTCGCAGGGCGACTCAAGACGCTGCGCTTTTCCGAGGTCGTCAATGATGTTATTCCCTTTAGGGACGGCTACCGCATCAGCACGAATACAACCACATACTTAGCGCGCGCTGTTGTTGTTGGTGTTGGCGTAGAGCCCAAAATCCCCGCCTGTGCCAGATCTTTGCTATGTGGCACTCTCTACCATGCAGCTGACTATCTCGAGCGGCCGCTACCGCAAGCAGCCGAGCATGTGCTCGTTGTGGGAGGCGGTCAGAGTGGCGCTGAGATTACCGAGGACATTCTTACTCGTTCTGTATCCACCCAGATCACGTGGTCAACGTCGCGTTCGAACTTTTTTGCCATCGACGACAACAGCTTCGTGAATGAAGCTTATACGCCCGCGTATAGCCGTCGCTTTCACGCTCTACCGCTTCAGCAACGCCGCGATATAGTCGAGGGCGAGATGCTTACGAGCGATGGCATTTCCGTCGACTTGTGCAACCGCTTATATGAAATGCTGTACGAACGCAGCGTGGATGGCACGCTGTCCGACCGTTTTCGTGTGTTGCCCAGCGTAGTCGTGAAAGGCATCACCTCCCACAAAATGGGTTGGCGAGTAGATCTAGATGAGATCGCAACGCAGCGAAATAGCTGCATTCTAGTCGATCGTATAGTGCTTGCTACTGGTTTCCAGCCGCGTACGCCGCCCTTCTTGGAGGCCCTGCTCGAGGGAGCATGTATGGAAGATGGCCTGCCAGTACTTGGCCCGGACTATGCAGTCCGCTTCGGTCGGCCCGTGCCAGGACCAATATATCTACAAAATCAAAGCCGCGTGCAGCACGGATTGCAGAGCGCCAATCTATCTTTGGTCGCGTACCGTAACAGCCAAATTATCAATAGCCTCCTCGGCCGACCGTTCTATTTGAATACATCCGGTAGGCAGATGATTCAGGTTTACGCAACTTCGGACGCGTCTGAACGAGACGCCGGTGTGGTGGCGATGCGATCGACCCGACAGGTATCGGGTGGCACATGA